Within the Deinococcus sedimenti genome, the region CCGTAAAGCTTACGGCCCCTGGGAAACCTGCCATGCCCGCATGGTGCGCTGGGAAAGCGCTGGCATCCGGACGCATATTCTCCGAACACGGCAATGTCTCGCGGACATGGCTGGCCATATTGATTGGCATGCAGCAGCCCTGGACAGCACCCGACTTCGCGCGCATCAGAGCGCGGTCGGCGCACGAAGTCAACAGGCTCGTGATGAGCCCCGTGACCCCGTACCGGCAGAATGGCTTGGCCTGTCCCGTGGGGGACGGACCACAAACATCCAACGGTGCGCGGATGGTCTCGCCCGGCCATTGAGCTTGGTGCTCAGTGAAAGGCAACGTGCAGATGGGCCCCTCAGCACCTGACACTTCGGGAATTTGACGTGTGGGTGGTCGGGAAAGGCGTCCTGAGCAGCTCAAGGCAGACCCAGAAGGCCTCCCCGCCCCACCGTGCGGCCTGACCCAGCACCTGCCACCCGATGCGCACCTGGCTCACCTCCGCCCGGCCTCGATTGTCCTGCCTTGCGGCGTGTTGCAACACGGTCTGCGCGCCCACCCGGGCCATC harbors:
- a CDS encoding IS5 family transposase translates to MSRRTDLTESQWLTLQPPQPPRGQRYADHRMVVNGIPWRLKTAAPWREIRKAYGPWETCHARMVRWESAGIRTHILRTRQCLADMAGHIDWHAAALDSTRLRAHQSAVGARSQQARDEPRDPVPAEWLGLSRGGRTTNIQRCADGLARPLSLVLSERQRADGPLST